In Zingiber officinale cultivar Zhangliang chromosome 1A, Zo_v1.1, whole genome shotgun sequence, the DNA window ATCCGAGACCGATGGTGATACtctagtccgagaccagtggtgataactcgaccccgaccgagggaggataagccttgaaaTCCATAGAAGCGGAGCCCATAGCAATATGAGAGGACAGAGCCTTTATCATATCTGATGGCGAAGTGATGTCAACTGGCTAGCTCGAATCCCAAATGCCCGTATAGCTAGTAAGAGAAATGGtgtcgatcccttgactcccaaatgtcCGCGAAGTCAGGGAGAAGAATAATCTGAGCCCCGACCGTCAAAGGGAGTGAAACTCATAGCCATATAAGGGAGCAGAGTTCGTAACCATAGAAGGAAGCAGAACACCGCGGGTATAGGTAGCAGAGCCTGATCGAGGAGTCAAGCCACCCGGTTGAGGGTTGGTCtcgatcccttgactcccgaatacccgtcgAGTCAGGCAAAAAATGTAATGGAAAACTAACCTGTCGGCTAGCTGATGCTCCAACTcaattcctcgactcccgaatacccgtggagtgagtgTAGAAGATAATACGTTCGTCAAGATCCTCCGATACTttgataatggcagagaacctcccaacgtcatccatcttcacgttccagaacaggcgaaggagattcccacagacgacgctaaATTGATctcgtccggaatctgagtcagacggaccgccgggtgaggtggcgagaatgttgaccgagtcgcaGTGTCCCGGAGGAGAGTGTACTGAGTtgacttctgtgttgaccaagtcttcagaagtcctctggtcaacgctacctgcaggcAGCGACTGGGTTGACCTGGCCCCCggtaccccgaggctcgaggcagatccaatgaATATATGAATACAAGattaagccataaaataatgaaatatgcataGAATATGAACGGAGAACGTACCCTGCCCCAGGGGGctccctcggatgggacgcggtgGGAGTTGTTTGGGACCCGGAAGAGTAGGGGACGTCCGATCAGGATGGAGAGCTGGATTCTGACGACGAGAAGTTGAACGAGGCACGGACCCGAAAGACGAGTTGCAGGTCGGGATATAATatcggcacgcagaccgggataaggcACTGACACGCAGACCGGGATACGATACCGGCATGCAGGACGAGACCCGAGATCGACACACAGGCCGAGAAACGAGATCGGCACGTAAGCCGGGACATGACTTCGACACGCAGGCTGAGAAATAATGGCAACCGGGACATGacttcggcacgcaggccgggaaataATGGCAACCCCAAGGCTAGACACAACGCACATAGTCCAGAAGGCAACCGCGGCTCACAGACCGGGATACCAAGACAGCCACACACACAGATCGGGATTCAACCACATATCGAAGGCCGAAACGTAAGAGCGATGTGCGCTACGATTGTAGCTCGATCGGGATATGACGCACAGCTGGATCGGCACAGGGGTCGTCATACAATAACGATACAGAATCGGAACCGAGGCGGATTCGCCGCATGGACCGCCGACGTATGGACTGCCGATGTGTGGCAGTTGCTGGCTACGGAGCTGCCGTGCGTGGAAGCTGCCGGCGAAGGGGCTGCCGTGTATGGAAGTTGCCGGCGCAAAGGGGCTGTCGTGCGTGGAAAGCGAGGTGGGGAGCGGCGCTCCGCCGATGGATGCGTTGGTCGTCGCTAGGGAGAGAGCTAGGGAGACAACAAGCGTGGAGGTGGCTCATAGCAGCACCCGGTGGAGGATGAGCTGTGAGGTGAGGTGACGATGGAGATGGCAGTATCGGCGCGGAAGAAAGGGGCAACGGTCTGCCTGGCGACAGCGCCGCGAGGAGGAGACGAGGAAAGGCAGTGGTCTGCCTGGCGACGACGCAGCGAGGAGGAGACGGAGGAAAGACAGTGGTCTGCCCGGCGACGGCGCAGCGAGGAGGAGACGAAGAAAGGCAGTGATCTGCTCGGCGACGACGTAGCGAGGAGGAGGAAGGAAGAGAAGAGGCAATGCTGTGGCTGGTGTCGGTCGTCGCCGACGGCTGTGGCTCGAGGACGGCGCACGAGGGAGGAGAAACTCTCCCTGTTTCTGCTGGCGGTTGCGGTGAGAAGGAGAGGGTGAGGAGAAAGGCGGGGGCCGGCCGACGTCGGCTCCGGCGACGGCGTCGCGAGAGGGGGCTGGCGACGGAGAAGGAAACACGCACCGCCCCCTTTGCTACAGTACATCCTTTCCTCTCTTAAAATCCCAACCAACAAAAAGATCAAAATGTCCTGATTTTCTCGCCTAATTTCTTCTCTGCTCTTCTCCCAATATCAGAATTattatacaacaatcatcactaCCTTTACAAATGACAAATATGTACGAGTATAAATATAAAGTGCAATTGTAGAAAAATATTTATCCGAAAtagttaattataattttttaatttatatcttCACACATATATTTATGAGATCAGCCACCTCGTGGGATTGTTAGATGACAAATTCTACTTTTTAATTACAATTATATATCGcgtataatttctctcataaaaaGCTACTGTGTTAGATGAATATcttcatgatttgatttattattttttaaaaaagtgtgGAGCCGTTGTGAAAGAAGAGTTAAAATAATAACTTTATCTTTTACTCCACCTGTACATGCAAGAACATCTCACCAAACGTAGACACGCGCGTACTTGAATATTATTGCTATTGGTCATCCTCTTCGTAATGTCCCAAATTATGACTTGGCCTGAAAGGATAGTATCGAAGGCACGTCATGAGCCATGCACGACGGGGAGCCATCAGCAACCCTTTCCGTCTAACATTATAATTATCTATTTGGCATTTAATTAACTACCAATAATTTCtccataaatttaaaaattaaatttcgcatcagtttattatttatatatttatacacagagtaattaattattttacttttattatttttattttcgctTGCTGGCTGCATTACAATTTATCATACGTGGACGTACGTGCGCAGTTTGGTGGTGGCGCATGCCGGCGTCAGGCGAGGAGGAGGGAGCGGAAGGCGAGCTCGTCGCAGGGGATGGTGAGCCCCATCCGGTGCTTGAATCCGAACTCCTCCTCCGCTTGCCGGAGTAGCCGCCGGAAGTCCGGCCGGTCCAGGTACGCGATCGGGAGGACGAAGCGCCTCCGGTTGGCCCCCACGTACACCACGAAGTGACCCCTCGGCACGTCCTCCGGGGCACCACCggccctctcctcctcctcgtccGAAGACGGCGACGACCCGCGCTGCCGGGGCGCCGCCTCCCTCCGCCCCTTCctcgctgctgctgctgctgctgctcctcCTCTTCCCATGGCTGATCAATATCTTAATTTCGGGGTTTGATTTGAGAAAGGGTGGGAGTTATTTATGGCGGGAGGGGAGAAGACAAGGGCACGTGGTGGAGGCCGTGCAAGAGGACAGGCGGGGCCGGGGCGGCCGGAACTTGTGCTGAGCTCGCCACCGACAGCCGGTGGCCCGCTCCTATTCTGAGGTCACGGCCAGTAAACTTGCTGCAAATTAATTAAAGGGAAACGCCTTCTAATTAGTACCTTCGTTTATCCAAGCTTGGGTAAGAGGGAAACAGAGGAATCCGGCCGTCCCTTTATTATCCTTTTAAGTAAACAGAGGAATCCTTTCTTTCTTCCAACTAAACCTCGGAGTAAACAAAGTGTTATAGCATGTTCACACAATATCATCCGCactattctctccctcttttgtttttCAAAGCATATGCATCAACCTTAATTCTTTTggtacttaattacaaattaaggATGATTATATTCACTCACTAATAAAGTAAGAATATTCTTGAAGTCGACTATGTTGAGGTGAATATGACTTttagatattttaaatatcacatTTCCACCATTAATGTAGAATTTTGGTCCATATTGTACATGTTCTCTAAATTAACTTTGAGTAAGTTTATTCTCGAAGATATATATTATACATTAATTTGTCCTCTCTTCACTTCTGTATATCTATCTTTAAAACAAGGCTCGAACGGACCTTCAGTTTCTCGACCAAACCTTGAAAATTAAACAGTACTCTTCTTTAACTCGATCGATCGGGATATAGTTTAATATCCTACTAATGGTCCAATTTTATGGAAGCATTGTGGATGGGCAGGAACCATGTGATGTCCTTGCTTCATGTACTATCAAATCTTTCACACTGGCCTCTTGCTTTGGATACCCTTCAATTGCAAGCCTTTTGATGAGGAGTCACACTATGTGGGGCTGCACTTTGTGGAGCCACATAAAAGGGCAATGCAACATATATACTTGTCATTAATCAATAGTcacaaactaagtaaaatcaattCATAGCGCCCTTTTTAAAGTCGTCCCAAATGTTACCTCTGTCataaaccctaaatcctaaaaCCCTTACCCCCTAaacaattttattcaaaatttctaCATCTAAGTTAACCTTGAAGTTCTTAAGGTCGGAGGCATTCTCGTATACGGACGTAACTTAAAGTAGCTAGGTGAATACATTCATACTCATGTACCATAGGCCTTCTTGATCACGAAATACCTAAGAAATAGTATGGACCCAAAGAACACAGATTTGCCTGCAGTGCACATGAATACATGTTACTCTTGCTTTTTATTTCTTATGCATAGTTATAAGAAATGGTCCCAATATAACATCAGACCCCGCCAACTGCTGCTTGTTTAATCTCAGTAAATGATATGCTAAGCTCCACCATCGAAGGAAACTAGATCTGGATCTATTTCGCTTGTTACCAAACGGTCGAGGAGGGCTTCATCGGGTGTTCAACCAATCTGAGATGGAGACGGAGAGCATCAACGTAACGATAGTTGGTACGTACACTCCTCTTTCCACAAGATGGTGCCAAGTGATCATGAGGATCAGTTAGCACGAAGAACCATGAAAACCTCTAGTCATGACTGTAGTTGGTATTGTATACTATAGTTGATTCTGTCTAAATTAAAAACTACAGAGATGATGCGTCGGGTACAGTAAATTAGTGATTGACTGATAGAACTTTTACTTCACAGAAAGGCTTCCTTCTACTCTTGTGTACACGTAGACGAGCCAACAAAACGTCAGTACCTAAAAATCATGGGAGAGTCTCTGGCGAaggccctctgacactcaagtcaatgCAAATCCAGACAGATGGATGAAGAATAGTAAGAACGTGTACGCGAGAGTAAAGTTATAGATCTTCAGAGAACGTACCTTCATCACGGAGAGGACTCCCCCTTTATATATCATCTCTCAGAACTCCGCAATCATGATGTGACAAAGtgtgtcagagtttgttaggCAATGCGTAATAATTATCCGAAGAATCTTCCTTTTACCTATAAGTAtatctcttttgtcatttatagctTTTGTTATTATTGAGGCTGGTGAAGAAATATGTTATTATAAATAGTCGGCTGATAGGGGGACAAAAGGGTCTCTGAAAAAGATTCCAGGAGAATATTTTTTTACATGATTTGTTATTCTGACAGATTGTAAAAATATTATCTGCTAAGtatatctcggtagatcgttaagCCGGTCGCCTTGTTAGGCTATTGTCTGATGAGTATATTCCAGCCGGTCGTTAAGCCGACCGCCCTATTAGGCTGTTATCTGTTAAATATATCTCGGTCAATTTTTAAGTCAACCGCCCTGTTAGGTTGTTATCTGTTGAGCATATCTCGGTCGGTCTTTAAGCCAGACCGCCTTTATATCTGTTTTGGCCTTAAACCGCTCGGTTATATTCTGCACAGTTTTGAGACATTCGTTCGGAAAATAATATAATGCCCTAGACACGTTGAGAGTCTATTTGAGAGACAATATAATAACTTGTGCATGCTAGAAATCTGTCTGATCTGCAATATGAAGCTAAACGCCTTAAGCGCCTTAGGCTCGGTCGGTATTTTGTCCGGACAGGCGTACAATAAGCCTATCGAGAAATGCTGTATTCCGAGAGGTCCGATCAATATCTTGAGCCAAAGTGTCCTAGGCCTAGTCAACCCTTTGTCCGGCCGGGAGTATAGTAACTTGTAGGTAAAGTGCACTCGGCTATCTGACCATATTCAGAAAGCTATCGCGTTTATACATAGAAGAGATGAGCATGAAGTCATATAGATCCGATCAATTCTACTATTGAATATACACCTATAAGGTTGACTGTTGATCAATTGGATCGGCTAAAAGGGCGACCGTCCTTAAATTCGATCGGTTATTAAGTGATCAGACAGACAGTTTCTTTAGTTCAAAGGTGAAGTACTGAAATCCTTATGTTCAATCGGCTTAAGGGTTAGTTGGCTTTTTTTTTCTGCAAGGTTCGGAATCCGATCAGACCCATCTAACGAGCACTACAAAAAAACAGTCTATTAGGGACGACAGTTTGCAacgaatttaaattttgttccaaactttccaacaaaatttgcaacaaaataataaattgttCCGAATTAGCAAAaaatttagcaacaaaataaatTCGTTGAAAATTAGCAACAAAAGATATTTTGTCGCTAATATTGTTGCAAGTTAgcgacaaaaaataaaatttgttgcaaattttgcaacaaaaaattTGTTCGTTGCAAATTTTTGTAACGAATAGTATTTTCATCGCAAATATTGCAACGAAACTATTATTTGTTGGAACTTTccaacaaatatataatttatcgTAATTTTACAGCAAAAAATTTGCAGGATAGAGTTTCCAACGAATTGCAGATTCGTTGCAAAATATGCTGTGGCTTAAAaacccgtttgaccgacctagagacctcggaatcggatgaaacaaatTCCTATGTGcttctcttggtctcctgattctatagatgatctcaaatatttttttttgaaataagatgaatttttaacatctaggtcaattggatgaatttgaatttgagcatgaaagtgttagagttttaaatcaaattggagtatagttgaacttgctagatttaaaaaatgatgttcgagtgttcagaacgaggggaaatcagtttgttggCGTGCGTAAGgttctcatgattatatccatgaattaaaaataattacggagctaatttattttgatttgtgaatttttaaacttgaatttaatttatccaacacattggggattgaaaaaataaaggaaaaaaatatatgaagtaaaaaaaatatttgaggacacatatgaagtcaggataaatagaggagcacacaggaaccagtttcatccaattcggagttCTCTAGCTCGGTCAACCATGATTTTAAGAATAtgtagggtttccaacgaatctgaaattcgttggaaatttccaacgaattggtagatttgttggaaacatttccaacgaatatgccaatttgttggaaatttccaacgaattgtagattcgttgcaaagtatgtTGTGGCTTATTAACttgtttgaccgacctagagacctcggaatcggatgaaacaagttcctatgtgcttctcttggtctcctgattctgtagatgagctcaaatattttttttttgaaataagataaatttttaacatctaggtcaattggatgaatttgaatttgagcatgaaagtgttagagttttaaatcaaattgaagtatagttgaacttggtagatttaaaaaatgatgtttgaGTGCTCAGAAAGAGGGGAAATAAGTTTGTTGGCgtgcgtaaggttctcgtgattatatccatgaattaaaaataattacggagctaatttattttgatttgtgaatttttaaacttgaatttaatttttccaacacattggggattgaaaaaataaaggaaaaaaatatatgaagtaaaaaaaatatttgaggatacatttgaagtcaggataaatggaggagcacacaggaaccggtttcatccaattcggaggtctctagctcggtcaaccgtgattttaagaatatgtAGGGTTTCtaacgaatctgaaattcgttggaaatttccaacgagctggcagattcgttggaaacatttccaacgaatctgccaattcgttggaaatttccaacgaattgtagattcgttgcaaagtatgtTGTGGCTTAAAAAtccgtttgaccgacctagagacctcggaatcggatgaaacaagttcctatatgcttctcttggtctcctgattctatagatgagctcaaatatttttgttttgaaataagataaatttttaacatctaggtcaattggatgaatttgaatttgagcatgaaagtgttagagttttaaatcaaattgaagtatagttgaacttggtagatttaaaaaatgatgtttgaGTGCTCAGAAAgaggggaaatcagtttgttggcgtgcgtaaggttctcgtgattatatccatgaattaaaaataattacggagctaatttattttaatttgtgaatttttaaacttgaatttaatttttccaacacattggggattgaaaaaataaaggaaaaaaatatatgaagtaaaaaaaaatatttgaggacacatacgaagtcaggataaatagaggagcacacaggaaccggtttcatccaattcggagttCTCTAgctcggtcaaccgtgattttaagaatatgtagggtttccaacgaatctgaaattcgtttGAAATTTCCAACGAACTGGCAGATTTTCAACGAATTGtagattcgttgcaaagtatgcTGTGGCTTATTAActcgtttgaccgacctagagacctcggaatcggatgaaacaagttcctatgtgcttctcttggtctcctgattctatagatgagctcaaataaatttttttttgaaataagataaatttttaacatctaggtcaattggatgaatttgaatttgagcatgaaagtgttagagttttaaatcaaattgaagtatagttgaacttggtagaattaaaaaatgatgtttgaGTGCTCAGAAAgaggggaaatcagtttgttggcgtgcgtaaggttctcgtgattatatccattaattaaaaataattacggagctaatttattttgatttgtgaatttttaaacttgaatttaatttttccaacacattggggattgaaaaaataaaggaaaaaaatatatgaagtaaaaaaaatatttgaggacacatttgaagtcaggataaatggaggagcacacaggaaccggtttcatccaattcaGAGGTCTCTAgctcggtcaaccgtgattttaagaatatgtagggtttccaacgaatcagAAATTctttggaaatttccaacgaattgcagattcgttgcaaagtatgttgtgtcttaaaaacccgtttgaccgacctagagacctcagaatcggatgaaacaagttcctatgtgctcctcttcgtctcctgattctatagatgagctcaaatatttttttttttgaaataagataaatttttaacatctaggtcaattggatgaatttgaatttgagcatgaaagtgttagagttttaaatcaaattgaagtatagttgaacttggtagatttaaaaaatgatgtttgaGTGCTCAGAAAgaggggaaatcagtttgttggtgtgcgtaaggttctcgtgattatatccatgaattaaaaataattacggagctaatttattttgatttgtgaatttttaaacttgatttaatttttccaacacattggggattgaaaaaataaaggaaaaaaaatatatgaagtaaaaaaaaatatttgaggacacatttgaagtcaggataaataaaggagcacacaggaaccggtttcatccaatttGGAGGTCTCTAGCTCGGTCAATcgtgattttaagaatatgtagggtttccaacgaatctgaaattcgttggaaatttccaacgaactggcagattcgttggaaacatttccaacgaatctgccaattcgttggaaatttccaacgaattgcagattcgttgcaaagtatgctgtggcttaaaaacccgtttgaccgacctagagacctcggaatcggatgaaacaagttcctatgtgctcctcttggtctcctgattctatatatgagctcaaatattttttttttttgaaataagataaatttttaacatctaggtcaattggatgaatttgaatttgagcatgaaagtgttagagttttaaatcaaattgaagtATATTTGAACTTggtagatttaaaaaatgatgtttgaGTGCTCAGAATGAGGGGAAATTAGTTTGTTGGCgtgcgtaaggttctcgtgattatatccatgaattaaaaataattacggagctaatttattttgatttgtgaatttttaaacttgaatttaatttttccaacacattggggattgaaaaaataaaggaaaaaaatatatgaagtaaaaaaaaatatttgaggacacatacgaagtcaggataaatagaggagtacacaggaaccggtttcatccaattcggaggtctctagctcggtcaaccgtgattttaagaatatgtagggtttccaacgaatctgaaattcgttggaaatttccaacaaattgtagattcgttgcaaagtatgctgtgttggatcgaaagcgctagagggggggggggtgaatagcgctcgtggctattttatcgatttaaaaCACAAAGTAgaaacacagcggaaagtaaatgcaaatatAGAAGACATAgtcaatttacttcgttcggagtctagctcgactcctactcgaacagcccgcgatccttgatcgctttacgtgggcaacaactataaatccggaattattacaagctagaagcaattacagttaagtacaaataagaaagttataccaacgaacaagaaaatagaagagctttggagtttcagttcgttgtagcagtagggcgttgttgaagcgtacggagcacacAAGAGCACAGAACTTCTGTTCGGAAATCGATGATCTGAGctacacctcgaggcctccttttatagctctgcaaagtctgatccagatccccaagcttcgggatcaagtttgactcgacgcggatcggtcgaccgatcaggcgatcttctcccatccgatccgctggtcaaactctatctgaggttcggtcgaccgatcccagggtccggtcgaccaatcagtctcctctgacctgcACACCTCGgtttgatccagtcgacacctatcccaggttcggtcaaccgatcccaaggtccggtcgaccgatccctggtcgagcccggtccaacttctgcAGACCTGATCTATtatcttggaggttcggtcgaccgaatctaaggttcggtcgaccgatcccggtcagttctaaccTTGCACGAAAATATTAgtttcttgcaaaacagagttagaacacaaaaagatAATACGATAAATAAAATTGTCAGTCATTGGACTGACcggatctgacttcggatttcctaccggaaatccTAGATCGACCCgactcctactgttccctctacggggaacgcgccctcacctactccactcaggagatttacctgtt includes these proteins:
- the LOC122023734 gene encoding protein SMALL AUXIN UP-REGULATED RNA 10-like; amino-acid sequence: MGRGGAAAAAAARKGRREAAPRQRGSSPSSDEEEERAGGAPEDVPRGHFVVYVGANRRRFVLPIAYLDRPDFRRLLRQAEEEFGFKHRMGLTIPCDELAFRSLLLA